From a single Desulfobacteraceae bacterium genomic region:
- a CDS encoding PxxKW family cysteine-rich protein — translation MICTTIRNGQDCVFMTAKGCSYNGGHCHPIVEQCSGCSRPQQFETGWYCVACPEPAKKWKNGNCNLATHLVKEAKASSQKINPLKASKRGGK, via the coding sequence ATGATTTGCACAACCATTCGCAATGGGCAGGACTGCGTCTTCATGACGGCCAAGGGGTGCTCCTACAACGGCGGCCACTGCCACCCGATTGTCGAGCAGTGCAGCGGCTGCAGCCGACCCCAGCAGTTTGAGACCGGCTGGTACTGCGTCGCGTGCCCTGAACCGGCGAAAAAATGGAAAAACGGGAACTGTAACCTGGCAACTCACCTGGTCAAAGAGGCCAAGGCCAGCAGCCAGAAAATCAACCCGTTGAAAGCGTCCAAACGCGGCGGCAAATAA